The following coding sequences lie in one Haloterrigena sp. KLK7 genomic window:
- the hemH gene encoding ferrochelatase codes for MATGIAVLNFGEPSEPARDAVVDYLERIFLANMEIEGDTTPDAARERAHELAERRVPALIEEYEAIGGSPLNAHAEKQARLLESELANRGYDVTTYNGFQFTEPFVEDAAAAAFDDGVSQLIGLPLYPLCGPSTTVQALEDLSAAVDDQGWDPDYHEITGWHTHSAYLRVRADAIRDALERYGLELGSDTRLVFSAHGTPKYYLEEGSRYAQYVEEYTEIIGRMLGSPGYELGYQNHENRDVEWTEPDVESVVEDLDAERIVVDPVSFMHEQSETLSELDIELREEAEAQGTEFFRVPVPYDDSRFIELLADLVEPFVADFDPEYYGFQSCTCRDSPTAMCLNARRNESAARDE; via the coding sequence ATGGCAACTGGGATCGCTGTCCTCAATTTCGGCGAACCATCGGAACCGGCACGGGATGCCGTCGTGGACTATCTCGAGCGGATCTTCCTCGCGAACATGGAGATCGAAGGAGACACCACGCCGGACGCCGCCCGCGAACGGGCCCACGAACTGGCAGAGCGTCGCGTCCCCGCGTTGATCGAAGAGTACGAAGCGATCGGCGGCTCGCCGTTAAACGCTCACGCCGAGAAGCAGGCCCGACTGCTCGAGTCCGAACTCGCGAACCGCGGCTACGACGTGACGACGTACAACGGGTTCCAGTTCACCGAGCCCTTCGTGGAGGACGCGGCAGCGGCCGCGTTCGACGACGGCGTGTCGCAGCTCATCGGACTCCCGCTCTATCCCCTCTGTGGCCCGTCGACGACGGTTCAGGCCCTCGAGGACCTCTCTGCGGCCGTCGACGACCAGGGCTGGGACCCGGACTACCACGAGATCACGGGCTGGCACACGCACTCGGCGTACCTGCGAGTGCGCGCCGACGCGATCCGCGACGCGCTCGAGCGCTACGGCCTCGAACTGGGCAGCGACACCCGACTCGTGTTCTCGGCCCACGGCACACCGAAGTACTATCTCGAGGAGGGAAGCCGGTACGCGCAGTACGTCGAGGAATACACGGAAATCATCGGTCGAATGCTCGGCTCACCCGGCTACGAACTCGGCTACCAGAACCACGAGAACCGCGACGTCGAGTGGACGGAGCCCGACGTCGAGTCCGTCGTCGAGGACCTCGACGCCGAACGCATCGTCGTCGACCCCGTCAGCTTCATGCACGAACAGAGCGAGACGCTCTCCGAACTCGATATCGAACTCCGCGAGGAGGCCGAAGCGCAGGGAACGGAGTTCTTCCGGGTGCCGGTTCCCTACGACGACTCCCGCTTCATCGAACTCCTGGCCGACCTCGTCGAGCCCTTCGTCGCCGACTTCGATCCGGAGTACTACGGGTTCCAGTCGTGTACGTGCCGGGACAGTCCGACCGCGATGTGCCTCAACGCCCGACGGAACGAGTCGGCAGCGCGGGACGAGTGA